The following coding sequences lie in one Oryza brachyantha chromosome 10, ObraRS2, whole genome shotgun sequence genomic window:
- the LOC102703808 gene encoding silicon efflux transporter LSI2-like, producing MVLASTPKVVLGCVAFTIFWVLAVFPSVPFMPVGRTAGSLLGAMLMVLFRVMTPEEAYAAIDLPILGLLFGTMVVSIFLERADMFKYLGNMLSWKSRGSKDLLFRVCLVSAVASALFTNDTTCVVLTEFILKMARQNNLPPQPFLLALASSSNIGSAATPIGNPQNLVIAVESGITFGQFLVGVFPAMIVGIFANTCILLCYFWRYLSVERDRDHEGGAGHGPEVVADEEVTSHRFTPARMSHASSVNDSDCISEPIRRSESMNRADALRSRSYNSEGDIQVAIRSLRASSLSRELVEVSTICDRRDDGGPRKITRSASHQRSVIIEDAPDQPGFNDGEKDKDDEVLSKQRRWKVLVWKYAVYLTTLGMLAALLLGLNMSWTAITAALILLALDFTDAQACLEKVSYSLLIFFCGMFITVDGFNRTGIPNTLWELVEPYARIDSPKGVVLLAVVILVLSNVASNVPTVLLLGTRVAASAAAISPASEKKAWLILAWVSTVAGNLTLLGSAANLIVCEQARRAQFFGYNLTFWSHLRFGVPSTIIVTAVGLLIVVSY from the exons ATGGTGCTGGCGAGCACGCCCAAGGTGGTGCTGGGATGCGTGGCGTTCACCATCTTCTGGGTGCTGGCCGTGTTCCCGTCGGTGCCGTTCATGCCGGTGGGGAGGACGGCGGGGTCGCTGCTGGGCGCCATGCTGATGGTGCTGTTCCGCGTGATGACGCCGGAGGAGGCCTACGCCGCCATCGACCTCCCTATCCTCGGCCTCCTGTTCGGCACCATGGTGGTGAGCATCTTCCTCGAGCGCGCCGACATGTTCAAGTACCTCGGCAACATGCTGTCGTGGAAGAGCCGCGGCAGCAAGGACCTCCTCTTCCGCGTCTGCCTCGtctccgccgtcgccagcgCGCTCTTCACCAACGACACCACCTGCGTCGTCCTCACCGAGTTCATCCTCAAGATGGCGCGCCAGAACAACCTGCCGCCGCAGCCGTTCCTCCTCGCGCTCGCCTCCAGCTCCAACATcggctccgccgccacgcccaTCGGGAACCCGCAGAAcctcgtcatcgccgtcgaGAGCGGCATCACCTTCGGCCAGTTCCTCGTCGGCGTCTTCCCGGCGATGATCGTCGGCATCTTCGCCAACACCTGCATCCTCCTCTGCTACTTCTGGAGGTACCTCTCCGTCGAGAGGGACCGGGACCacgagggcggcgccggccacggccccgaggtcgtcgccgacgaggaggtcACCTCCCACCGCTTCACCCCGGCGAGGATGTCCCACGCCTCCTCCGTCAACGACAGCGACTGCATCAGCGAGCCCATCCGCCGGAGCGAGAGCATGAACCGCGCCGACGCCCTCCGCAGCCGGAGCTACAACTCCGAGGGCGACATTCAGGTCGCCATCCGCTCCCTCCGCGCGTCCAGCCTCTCGCGGGAGCTGGTGGAGGTCTCCACCATCTGCGAccgccgcgacgacggcggcccgCGCAAGATCACCCGGTCGGCGAGCCACCAGCGCAGCGTCATCATCGAGGACGCGCCCGACCAGCCAGGCTTCAACGACGGCGAGAAGGACAAGGACGACGAGGTCCTCAGCAAGCAGAGGCGCTGGAAGGTGCTCGTCTGGAAGTACGCCGTCTACCTCACCACCCTCGGCATgctcgccgccctcctcctcggcctcaACATGTCCTGGACCGCCATCACCGCCGCTCTCATCCTCCTTGCGCTCGACTTCACTGACGCGCAGGCCTGCCTGGAGAAG GTGTCATACTCATTGCTGATCTTCTTCTGCGGGATGTTCATCACGGTGGATGGATTCAACAGGACTGGCATACCAAACACCCTCTGGGAGCTGGTTGAGCCATATGCGAGAATCGACAGCCCGAAAGGCGTCGTGCTTCTCGCGGTTGTGATCCTTGTTCTATCGAATGTGGCGTCAAATGTTCCAACCg ttcTACTGCTGGGCACAAGAGTGGCGGCATCAGCGGCGGCGATCTCCCCGGCGTCGGAGAAGAAAGCCTGGCTGATCCTGGCCTGGGTGAGCACGGTGGCCGGCAACCTGACGCTCCTGGGCTCCGCCGCGAACCTGATCGTCTGCGAGCAGGCGAGGCGCGCGCAGTTCTTCGGCTACAACCTCACCTTCTGGAGCCACCTCCGCTTCGGCGTGCCGTCGACGATCATCGTCACCGCCGTCGGCCTGCTCATCGTCGTCAGCTACTGA